taggctaCTAAATTTTGAGAGTTATATGTTatatttttctttataaaatcgagtcaaaccaagctgagccgagccagctcggtttaaaaccaagttgagcccgagcttagattttcagctcggtttcaaatccgagccgagccgagccagcttggtttataatcgagccgagcccgaacttaccttggctcggctcggcttaTGAACAGCCCTAGTCTCAGGTTCGAATCCAGCTTCCACTAACCTGACCTCATTGGTTAGCAGGGTATTGGTAGTCTCGTAAGTTTATTGGCAATGGGTTTCTTACGgttaaaaaattattataatGAAAAGTGAAGACGTACCACAGAAGGCACAAAAGCACATTTAATAACATCCGCATCGCCTCTTAAGCCTCGCAAGCATGCATCGGCAAACTTAACAGCAGCATATGCCTAAGATTCGGAATAAGATGATTCACGTATTGATGAGAAAAGAAATCGTACAGTTGAAACATTAACATATCAAGAAGTCAAGAGAACTTGTTATGGTATCTGACCATGGAAAGAGTTGCGGATCCTGCACCGGCTTTTGCCTGCAAAAGGAGCCGTAATTCAGGCGAGTTATATTTGTAGGCTAAAGAAGATTCAACATATGGGAATTAAGGTAGCGTttgtttcatggaatggaatggaatggaattaggaagtttttctttgtaaaattgatcttggttgggggatggaggaatttgaaatcccatgaatttctttaatcaatgaaatttgtgactatttcaacattccattccattccttcatttgagtgaaggatttctaaggaatgttgaaatagtcacaaatttcattagagtgaaggatttcaaattcctccctcccccaaccaagatcaattttacaaagaaaaacttcctaattccattccatgaaacgaacgctacctaagagtaaattgccaaaatcgtccctgaggtttgggcatgtttgtcattttcatccaaaacaacttttttgtacaataTAGTCCTTCCCTTTTGGgaatttttgccattttcatccgaacatctaatttgctttattttttctatcaaacatttggatgaaaatggcaaaaaaattcAAATCTCAGGtacgattttggcaaaaaagtCGAGACGTTTGGaggaaaatggcaaaaaaattcAAATCTCAGGTACGATTTTCGCAAAAAAGTcgagacgtttggatgaaaatggcaaaaaatcctaaaaatgaaggactatatggtacaaaaaagttgttttggattaaaatggcaaacatgtccaaacctcagggacgattttggcaatttactcggGAATTAAAATTTAAACTAATGTTTTACCTCAACAACTTCGGTTCCACCGTTCTGGATACGAGATGTTAGGTACGCAGCTTCTTCTGATGTAAAAGAGCATGGAGGCTTAATCTGCATACATTATTTGTTTATAAGACATTTAAATCGAGTAAATAACGattcttaaaaaaatatatatatatagtaaaatgccaaaatggtcccCGAGTGTAGGCCACTTTTGCCACTTCAGTCCGAAAATGAATCCTTTTGTATTTGGGTACCTGAGGTTTCATTTTGTTGCCCTTTTCATCCAATTGGCAAACTGggttagaattttctgttaactttttcctttttttgtcgttttcctcatttaattaaaatatgGCATAAAATGACGATTATACCCTTCATTTAAACGAGGAAAACGACAAAAAAAGGGAGaagttaacagaaaattctaaTCCAGTTTGCCAATTGGATGcaaatgacaacaaaaatgaaacctcagggacccagatacaAAAAGTTCCATTTTTGGACTAAAGCGGCAAAAGTGGCCTAAACTCAGGGactattttggcattttactcgcAAATAGAACTTTAATACCTGAGAAAGAAGGGGCAAAATGGTAACACCAGCATGACCACCGACGACCGGAACATCAACTTCCCTTGGATCAAGTCCCAAAACTTCAGCCTTTGAATTAATGACAAATAAAGTTAACGCAAATGATACATGATAATATAACGTTTTATTATCACTAACTACACCTAACGGTCTTCATCGTACCACAAAAGTATTAGCTCTGACCACATCAAGCATTGTAACTCCTAAAAGTCTCTTAGGATCATACGTGCCCGCCTTCTTAAAAACCTCAGCAGCAATAGGAACTGTAGAATTTACGGGATTGCTAATTATGTTAACGATAGCTTTCGGGCAGCACTTAGCAATTCCTTCACAAAGTGTCTTAACGATCCCCGCGTTAATATTAAACAGATCATCCCTTGTCATTCCTGGTTTCCTCGGAACGCCAGCTGGCATGATGACAAGATCCATGCCAGTAAGCGCGTTTTCCAACTGTTGTGGCCCTAGAAAACCGCGCACCTACATTCCAAAACAATCTTATCAGTTGATAACttgatatacaaatttacaaTTTAATTAAGATTAAAATAAGTAGAAGTTTGTTGAGTTACCACGGCACCGGTGTCCATGTGACTGATGTCGGAAGTGACACCGGGAGTATTGGCAACATCGTAAAGATGAAGAACTGATACCAACGGATTCATCTTCATCAACATGGAAAGCGGTTGACCAATGCCACCGGATGCTCCTAATATTGCTACATTGAATCCAGGTGATCCACCTTTTGCACGGCAATTTGACCGTTCCAAAACGGTTTTTGCTTCCATCTTCAGATCCAATCGTTACAAACATATACACAATTTGAAAAATTATCAATATAGTTAGTACTCACCCTATTTTGTGCATtttgacttttgaagtcaaaacTATTAAATGTATTCTATAAACTAAACTTATGTATTATTATTATGAGTTAActaccattttcgtccctgtggtttggtggaaAATGCCACTTcagtcaaaaaaaaaatttgcgcCAGTTCCGTCCTCAACATTTTTGAAACGTGCCACTCAGTCCAAAAAGATAACGCCTTGCGCCAGTTCCGTCCTCAACGTTTTTATATCTTTTTGGATTGAAGTGGCACGTTTCGAAAATGTTGAGGACGGAACTagcacaattttttttttggactgaagtggcattttccaccaaaccatagggacgaaaatggcagttaactctattATTATTAAGTGATTCATATTTTTGTATTAAACTTTGATTAGCGAGGGTATTAAGTATCAATCCCGGACGTTTTTGGTGGTTAACAATCAACCGTCAGTCTGTCAACCGACATGACTGGCGCCAAAACTATGGGGTTAAAAACTTGATGAACCCGCCTTATGATGCAGACATCGAATTCTATCATATTCGTGTTACCTATCTCCCACAGACAGGGGCGCAGCATAGTGGGGTCGGGGAGGGGTGCCCGACCCCcccaaacttttcgctcagtagtgcccggtatgtagttttcgtatagaatttttttggtatatacgttttcaacctaccaccccccccccccccccccccccccccccaagtcggaaatctcaagcttcgccactgcccaCAGATATTACATTATCTTTGTAATGTAATTCCTTGATCAAGGTTTCATCTTTCGATCGCATTTTGTTGTCTAACATCTCTTGCTTTCATTTGAACTTGCACTGTTACTCGGTTTTGCTACTTTGTTTCCATAAAAAAAACACCATGTTTTTGAAATCCAATTTCACAGAACTCACCCAATCAATACACACATGTATGCACAATTTGAAAAGTTATTAATCCATAACTCACCCTAATTTTACACGTTTGACTTTTAAAGTCAAAACACCATGTTTTTAACATCCAAAATTCACAGATTTAGTCAAGATCCATAACAATTCCCCATCAGTAACGTTTATTGAGACGTTAGCGTGTTCATCAAACCTTATTTCAGAATCTAAATcctcaaaaatatatatcaatTTGAAAATTAACTGTCACTAAgtttgacctcaaaagtcaaaactAATCACCACAAGAGGATTAATTGTCTATTTTCACACACACCCACATCACAATTTAGACTGTAGATCATAGACACAACAAGAAACAATCAAACTAATAACGTTGATCAAACTGAAAACAGAGAATTGAATAAGAAGAAAACCTGCAGTTTATGAGGATTTAGGTGAGCTGAGATTCTGGCGATGCGTTGACTAGCATCTCCGCCGTTATGCTGCTGCATGTTCTCTGGATCGCTGTTATGAAATAGGAATTATTAATAACAAATGATTTTCAAACAGAAATTGAATTGAGAGAGTTGATGAGGAGAAATAGGTTGCTTGAACGTTGGGAAATGTGATAGAGATGAGGGTTTATCTTGTTAAAAAATGGCAGGTTGATTGAATTGGGAAACGTGACGGGATGAttgtttaatttttgttactgaaTTGAAATTTGTTTTAAGTTGGTTCATGATCACCGATGACAAACATATATTTAGTTTACCTTCCACACGGAACACTGCAAACATCCTAATGGTTTAATATGTTTTGGGTGTCTAAATCACTATCATCATTATAGGAAtctaaacgagccgagtcgagccgagcttgacCCAGCTCGAACTTAATTCGAGCTGGCTTGACTAGAGCTTGAATTTCAAATcaagctgagatttgaggctcgagctcggctcgattaaaattcgagctagcttggctcggctcgatctagctcgaactaacaaagaactGCAAAATTTACCCCTACAAAATGAATCTCTTCATAGACTAAGGGTTATAATTGCAATTTAATTTAACCAAGTATAAATAGTTTTCTTACTTTGTGCATTGTCTTTACCTTTTTTTTTATAGGGGAACTCCCATAGTTTTTGTCTTCTGAGCGATGTTGgacaaaaaaaatgaaggatgtaaatcTTATCGAGCTAGCTCACGAGCCGAGGCAGACcaaactcgagctcggctcgtttacaaccgagccaatttcgagccgagcttttttcaaacttttttcaagcgagtttcgagcgagccgGATAGCCGCGaattttttgaacacccctatcaCTACATAGTCCTGAGCTTTTAATTCATCGTTTATAGTGTGTAATAATTTGAGGTGGAAATAAGTGGGTTGTAACCCATTTAACAACTAACAAAACTATAAGGGTTGAATTGTAGTTTCTAAAtgatgaaaatatatatattggaaaaaaaaaataaaaaaacacatacgtgtgtgtgtgtgtcgtgAGTTAGAGGGAAAAAGAATGGAAGAACCCTTATAACTTTCAAGCACAAAATATAGAAATAAAGGGTGAGATCAATTGGATTTTGATTGCATGTTGAAGGGTTTGGCTCACTAACATCATCTAAACAAAGGTATGTAAAGAATTTAGTGAGTTGATTAACTGTTCATACATGACTTGAAAAGGATTTAGATGATATGATGAAATTGATAGTATTGTAAGGTTCATAACCACAATGCTTGTTTGTATGAGTGAAATACATGAACAATTTAGAGAATTTACTAAGTGTTTATACATGACACAAAATGAGTTTTGTATAATATGATGAAATTACGTGTTATTGATGTAAAAGATTCTT
The sequence above is drawn from the Helianthus annuus cultivar XRQ/B chromosome 12, HanXRQr2.0-SUNRISE, whole genome shotgun sequence genome and encodes:
- the LOC110895498 gene encoding malate dehydrogenase, glyoxysomal translates to MQQHNGGDASQRIARISAHLNPHKLQMEAKTVLERSNCRAKGGSPGFNVAILGASGGIGQPLSMLMKMNPLVSVLHLYDVANTPGVTSDISHMDTGAVVRGFLGPQQLENALTGMDLVIMPAGVPRKPGMTRDDLFNINAGIVKTLCEGIAKCCPKAIVNIISNPVNSTVPIAAEVFKKAGTYDPKRLLGVTMLDVVRANTFVAEVLGLDPREVDVPVVGGHAGVTILPLLSQIKPPCSFTSEEAAYLTSRIQNGGTEVVEAKAGAGSATLSMAYAAVKFADACLRGLRGDADVIKCAFVPSVVTELPFFASKVRLGRNGIEEVYTLGPMNEFERAGLEMAKKELAGSIEKGVSFASK